In Modestobacter versicolor, a single genomic region encodes these proteins:
- a CDS encoding site-specific integrase: MSPPSASTWSPDSDGIASTGCAPSTSTSSTPRSSTPATPPPPCCASTASCPARSLSPCSGVTSPATSSPSSDPPAQKQSDVATALEVGEARAVLAAAARTRNPARWTVALALGLRQSEALALQWKDIDLLTGTLTVRRSIHRVRGGGLIYEEPKTRRSQRTLTLPMPLVGELHQHKAAQLAEQMLAGSEWQDEDLVFAQPNGRPIDKKTDHDDWTRLLHKAGVRHVRLHDGRHTAATLPLSENVHPRVVMELLGHS; the protein is encoded by the coding sequence ATGAGTCCGCCCTCCGCAAGCACCTGGTCCCCGGACTCGGACGGCATCGCCTCGACCGGCTGCGCCCCGAGCACCTCGACAAGCTCTACACCGCGCTCCTCGACGCCGGCTACTCCCCCGCCACCGTGCTGCGCCAGCACCGCATCCTGTCCCGCACGCTCACTGTCGCCGTGCAGCGGGGTCACATCGCCCGCAACGTCGTCACCCTCGTCGGACCCGCCGGCGCAGAAGCAAAGCGACGTCGCCACCGCCCTGGAAGTCGGCGAGGCACGCGCCGTCCTCGCCGCGGCCGCCCGAACGCGGAATCCGGCCCGCTGGACCGTCGCGCTTGCGCTCGGCCTGCGCCAGTCCGAGGCGCTGGCCCTGCAGTGGAAGGACATCGACCTGCTGACCGGCACCCTGACGGTGCGGCGCAGCATCCACCGGGTCCGCGGCGGCGGGCTGATCTACGAGGAGCCCAAGACCCGCCGCAGCCAGCGCACGCTTACCCTGCCGATGCCTCTCGTCGGTGAGCTGCACCAGCACAAGGCCGCGCAGCTCGCCGAGCAGATGCTGGCCGGCTCCGAGTGGCAAGACGAGGACCTGGTCTTCGCCCAGCCGAACGGCCGGCCGATCGACAAGAAGACCGACCACGACGACTGGACCCGGCTGCTCCACAAAGCCGGCGTCCGCCACGTGCGCCTGCACGACGGCCGGCACACCGCTGCCACCTTGCCGCTGAGCGAGAACGTGCACCCGCGGGTGGTCATGGAGCTGCTCGGCCACAGCTAG
- a CDS encoding helix-turn-helix domain-containing protein, translated as MRCDPTPPVAVTAHREDSVRLDHRPAADASSDRLLLTTGEAADVLGVGRTTVYALIKEGQLRPVHIGPSCRISCAEIERYVSLLDAPPPADPGRPRRRRPTPVDEPALSPPSGGRPYVGC; from the coding sequence ATGAGATGCGACCCCACCCCGCCGGTCGCCGTAACCGCCCACCGGGAGGACAGCGTGCGACTCGATCATCGACCAGCAGCGGACGCGAGCAGCGACCGGCTGCTGCTCACCACCGGAGAAGCGGCTGACGTTCTCGGGGTCGGGCGCACGACGGTGTACGCCCTGATCAAGGAGGGCCAGCTGAGGCCGGTGCACATCGGCCCTAGCTGCCGGATCTCCTGTGCCGAAATCGAGCGCTACGTCAGCCTGCTGGACGCTCCCCCACCGGCCGACCCGGGACGCCCACGGCGGCGCCGGCCCACCCCTGTGGACGAGCCGGCGCTGTCCCCACCGAGCGGTGGCCGCCCGTATGTGGGTTGCTGA
- a CDS encoding Pycsar system effector family protein gives MTEQDPVDSAWRIHGALADWTGKVDTKASFVLTIESALLVTIVALSGSGRRLYGLDGGARVIFWIGVSAIILGVVAVALVVKPRVRRRDVAGEWPQNYIFFGHLQFWSPADLEVALAERPLLPVLTRQLVNMSKIAWRKHLLVEVSLLCAVVGTALVVLAALLR, from the coding sequence GTGACGGAGCAGGACCCGGTCGACAGTGCCTGGCGCATCCACGGTGCCCTGGCCGACTGGACCGGCAAGGTGGACACCAAGGCGTCGTTCGTCTTGACGATCGAATCGGCGTTGCTGGTGACGATCGTCGCTCTCAGCGGCTCGGGCCGGCGGCTCTACGGGCTGGACGGCGGTGCCCGGGTCATCTTCTGGATCGGGGTGTCCGCCATCATCCTGGGGGTCGTCGCTGTGGCGCTGGTGGTCAAGCCGCGGGTGCGCCGCCGGGACGTCGCGGGGGAGTGGCCGCAGAACTACATATTCTTCGGGCATCTGCAGTTCTGGTCGCCGGCCGACCTGGAGGTGGCGCTGGCGGAGAGGCCGCTGCTGCCGGTCCTGACGCGCCAGCTGGTCAATATGAGCAAGATCGCCTGGCGCAAGCACCTGCTGGTCGAAGTGTCACTGCTCTGTGCTGTCGTCGGTACAGCGCTGGTAGTTCTCGCCGCCCTGCTCCGGTAA
- a CDS encoding helix-turn-helix transcriptional regulator, translated as MPVMIPCAVVTGAAGAQVGPGGGYVLDARAPLPPVNITPAQAIAFATALAAQRGASYAAEGRVALEKVLDVMHAADRRWAEELGARVWLRDEDTALGTTAATGAVGEALATRRVLALESEDAAGRPTKRHVEPHLLARADDHWYLVGWCRWREAPRWFRLDRI; from the coding sequence ATGCCGGTGATGATCCCTTGCGCGGTGGTCACTGGAGCGGCTGGGGCGCAGGTAGGTCCAGGAGGTGGTTACGTCCTGGACGCGCGGGCCCCCCTGCCGCCGGTCAACATCACGCCCGCGCAGGCCATCGCGTTCGCCACCGCCCTCGCCGCCCAGCGGGGTGCCTCCTACGCCGCTGAAGGCCGGGTAGCGCTGGAGAAGGTGCTCGACGTCATGCACGCCGCCGACCGCCGGTGGGCCGAGGAACTCGGCGCTCGGGTCTGGCTCCGTGATGAAGACACCGCACTCGGGACCACCGCCGCGACCGGTGCTGTAGGGGAGGCGCTGGCCACCCGCAGGGTGCTCGCTCTGGAGTCCGAGGACGCCGCCGGTCGACCTACCAAGCGCCACGTGGAGCCCCACCTGCTCGCCCGCGCCGACGACCACTGGTACCTCGTCGGCTGGTGCCGCTGGCGCGAAGCCCCGCGCTGGTTCCGCCTTGACCGGATCTAG
- a CDS encoding DUF4145 domain-containing protein: MTKPASNYLLPSSLQEGGTVQVALRCPHCRHQGVFTGKGKDVYTSFPTGWVNYGVRTCPRRDCEGIVFVVALRQGDGTAVVLHSYPPETVDWDATGLPPHVLDAFQEAIRCEANECYRASALMTRRTLELVCDDQGAAGPTLVKRLQALGQKAVLPEALLLALDDLRLLGNDAAHVDARDYEEVGQTEVRLALDVAKELLKAVYQLDSLMSRLAAFKKKRE; the protein is encoded by the coding sequence ATGACGAAGCCAGCCAGCAATTACCTCCTGCCGTCCTCGCTGCAGGAGGGCGGCACCGTCCAGGTCGCGCTGCGCTGCCCACACTGCCGCCACCAGGGCGTCTTCACCGGCAAGGGCAAGGACGTGTACACGAGCTTCCCCACCGGGTGGGTCAACTATGGCGTTCGGACGTGTCCCCGGCGGGACTGCGAGGGGATCGTCTTCGTAGTGGCCCTCCGCCAGGGGGACGGCACCGCCGTGGTTCTGCACTCGTACCCGCCGGAGACCGTGGATTGGGATGCCACGGGCCTCCCGCCGCACGTCCTGGACGCGTTCCAAGAGGCGATCCGGTGTGAGGCCAACGAGTGCTATCGCGCCAGCGCGCTGATGACCCGGCGGACGCTGGAGCTGGTGTGTGACGACCAGGGTGCGGCCGGGCCGACGTTGGTCAAGCGGTTGCAGGCGCTCGGCCAGAAGGCCGTCCTCCCGGAGGCGCTGCTTCTGGCCCTGGATGACCTGAGGCTGCTCGGCAACGACGCAGCACACGTGGATGCGCGCGATTACGAGGAGGTCGGGCAGACCGAGGTGCGCTTGGCGCTCGACGTCGCCAAGGAGCTGCTGAAAGCGGTTTACCAGCTTGACAGTCTGATGTCGCGACTCGCGGCCTTCAAGAAGAAGCGCGAGTAG
- a CDS encoding adenylate/guanylate cyclase domain-containing protein has product MALHDEILTSTNDILSVPWNERAGQVVPQTDDVVMKNGAVRVTATYLYADMADSSGLAQSVADVVAARVMRSYVHMAVKVIRSRGGEIRSFDGDRVMGIFIGDAKNTNAVRAALGINYYVSQHLRASIKSTLPSTEKAGWTLHHGIGIDTGEALIVRGGARDNSDLISVGSAPNAAAKLSDLRSQGPTFISDGVFNHLRDDTKVHADGRERFTYIGIENVGGKSISVYGSSWYWRP; this is encoded by the coding sequence ATGGCTTTGCATGACGAAATCCTGACCTCGACCAACGACATACTGTCGGTGCCATGGAATGAGCGGGCTGGCCAAGTCGTTCCGCAGACGGATGACGTTGTCATGAAGAATGGGGCCGTGCGCGTTACTGCAACCTATCTTTATGCGGATATGGCCGACTCGAGCGGTTTGGCCCAGAGTGTCGCCGATGTAGTGGCGGCGCGTGTCATGCGTTCTTACGTCCACATGGCCGTAAAGGTCATACGCTCCAGAGGGGGCGAGATCCGTTCGTTCGATGGTGACCGCGTTATGGGAATCTTCATTGGAGACGCGAAAAATACGAATGCTGTTCGTGCGGCCTTGGGGATCAACTACTACGTGTCTCAACACCTCCGGGCCAGCATCAAGTCAACCCTCCCGTCGACCGAGAAGGCTGGGTGGACGTTGCATCACGGAATAGGTATCGATACCGGCGAAGCGCTCATCGTCCGTGGCGGTGCCCGTGACAATAGTGACCTCATCTCGGTTGGGTCGGCGCCCAACGCTGCGGCGAAGCTAAGCGACCTACGCTCCCAAGGTCCCACTTTCATCTCGGATGGAGTCTTCAACCACCTTCGCGATGATACGAAGGTCCATGCAGACGGGCGGGAGCGGTTTACCTATATTGGGATAGAAAATGTGGGCGGCAAGTCGATCAGCGTCTATGGCTCATCGTGGTACTGGCGCCCCTGA
- a CDS encoding adenylate/guanylate cyclase domain-containing protein: MGMDDELLITIVGQLGQKYTVRTGRAVPTDETITSSQAMELDATYLYADLADSSGLAQKVDPLDAARVMRAYVNIAVKIIRRGDGHIRSFDGDRVMGIFVGDNKETRAGRAALALNHYVNVMSAWVPDKLPSVKAAGWQLKHGVGIDTGKALIIRAGIRNNADIVSIGRAPNVAAKLSDIRDGHALHATEEAYTPMNWDVSYLEALGSNGPYTEMWPHRETITVGGRKINVRGSSWRWGYS, from the coding sequence ATGGGCATGGATGACGAGCTGCTAATCACGATCGTCGGGCAGCTTGGCCAGAAGTACACGGTCCGGACCGGACGCGCCGTCCCGACTGACGAGACGATCACCAGCAGTCAGGCCATGGAGCTGGACGCGACCTATCTCTACGCGGACCTGGCAGACAGCAGTGGGCTGGCGCAGAAGGTCGACCCGCTCGACGCTGCCCGGGTCATGCGGGCCTATGTGAACATCGCGGTGAAGATCATCCGTAGGGGCGATGGGCACATACGAAGCTTCGACGGGGACCGGGTGATGGGCATCTTTGTCGGTGACAACAAGGAGACGCGAGCGGGACGGGCTGCTCTGGCCTTGAACCACTACGTCAACGTGATGAGCGCCTGGGTGCCAGACAAGCTGCCGAGTGTAAAGGCGGCTGGGTGGCAGCTCAAGCACGGCGTCGGGATCGACACCGGCAAGGCACTCATCATCCGGGCGGGCATCCGGAACAACGCTGACATCGTCTCCATCGGCCGAGCCCCCAACGTGGCGGCCAAGCTGAGCGACATCCGGGATGGGCACGCTCTGCATGCGACCGAGGAGGCATACACCCCGATGAACTGGGACGTCTCTTACCTGGAAGCGCTGGGCTCCAACGGCCCTTACACCGAGATGTGGCCGCACCGGGAAACCATCACGGTGGGTGGCCGTAAGATCAACGTCAGGGGCTCGAGCTGGCGTTGGGGCTACAGCTGA
- a CDS encoding MMPL family transporter — protein sequence MAGLLDRLGRFSFRRRWSVVVLWLLVLAGAVTAAVTSEGPVNTRATIPGIESQDAFDLLAERFPDTPSDSATATLVFVAPAGGQLDSPANRAAVDTALATVAASPQVARVTPPAAGTSISADGSTGVASVTYDVPSAEVTDESRAVLEEAVDQARAAGLTAEMRGSALKSPTAMSATELLGVAIAAVVLLMTFGSLVAAGLPLLTAVIGVAVSFLGVWAVAGPLGMAITSGMLALMLGLAVGIDYAMFVVSRYQEERQKEDDAETAAGRAVGTAGSAVVFAGTTVVIALAGLSVVGIPSLMKMGLAAAGAVVVAVLVALTLVPALLGMAPNRVRSRAQRRNGRTTPRVPVARAWMRLVLRRPLLVTVAGVAVLAAVAVPALSLQLGTPGDASLPTTATERRAYDLRAEAFGPGSNGPLTVVVDARGASDPQTAVTAVADDLAATEGVASVSPPTFNEQGDTAVLTAVPTTGPTDERTEQVVESLRDARPGVERDQGVSYEITGTTALDIDMAQKTQSALVPYVALVVGLAVLLLLVVFRSIWVPVTAAAGFLLSLSASIGVIVAVFQWGWAGDLLGVEQTGPVMSLMPILLVGIVFGLAMDYEVFLVSRMREAHVHGVPARQAISTGFAQSSKVVVAAAVIMIAVFGGFAAASEPLIKMVGLGLAAAVFFDAFVVRLTLVPAVLQLLGERAWELPRWLDRRLPQVDVDGANLGPAEARPDLALTSR from the coding sequence ATGGCAGGTCTGCTCGATCGTCTCGGCCGCTTCTCCTTCCGCCGGAGGTGGTCGGTCGTCGTCCTCTGGCTGCTCGTCCTCGCCGGGGCGGTGACGGCCGCCGTCACCTCCGAGGGCCCGGTCAACACCCGGGCGACCATCCCGGGCATCGAGTCGCAGGACGCCTTCGACCTCCTCGCGGAGCGTTTCCCGGACACTCCTTCGGACTCGGCGACGGCGACCCTCGTCTTCGTCGCCCCGGCGGGCGGCCAGCTGGACAGCCCGGCGAACCGCGCGGCCGTCGACACAGCGCTGGCCACCGTCGCCGCCAGCCCGCAGGTGGCCCGGGTGACGCCTCCCGCGGCGGGCACCAGCATCAGCGCCGACGGCTCCACCGGCGTCGCGTCGGTGACCTACGACGTGCCCTCGGCGGAGGTCACCGACGAGTCGCGCGCCGTGCTGGAGGAGGCCGTCGACCAGGCACGGGCCGCCGGGCTGACCGCGGAGATGCGCGGCTCGGCGCTCAAGAGCCCCACCGCCATGAGCGCCACCGAGCTCCTCGGCGTCGCGATCGCGGCCGTCGTCCTGCTGATGACCTTCGGGTCGCTCGTGGCCGCCGGCCTGCCGCTGCTGACGGCTGTCATCGGGGTGGCCGTCTCGTTCCTCGGCGTCTGGGCCGTGGCCGGCCCGCTGGGCATGGCGATCACCAGCGGGATGCTCGCGCTGATGCTGGGGCTCGCGGTCGGCATCGACTACGCGATGTTCGTCGTCTCGCGCTACCAGGAGGAACGGCAGAAGGAGGACGACGCCGAGACGGCGGCCGGCCGCGCCGTCGGCACCGCCGGCTCGGCGGTCGTCTTCGCCGGGACGACGGTCGTGATCGCGCTCGCCGGGCTGTCCGTGGTCGGGATCCCGTCGCTGATGAAGATGGGCCTGGCCGCCGCTGGCGCCGTCGTCGTCGCCGTCCTGGTGGCGCTGACCCTGGTCCCGGCGCTGCTGGGCATGGCCCCGAACCGGGTCCGGTCGCGGGCGCAGCGGCGGAACGGGCGCACCACGCCCCGCGTCCCGGTCGCCCGGGCGTGGATGCGGCTGGTGCTGCGCCGCCCGCTGCTGGTCACGGTGGCCGGGGTGGCGGTGCTCGCCGCCGTCGCCGTCCCGGCGCTGTCGCTGCAGCTCGGCACCCCCGGCGACGCCTCGCTGCCGACCACCGCCACCGAACGCCGGGCCTACGACCTGCGGGCCGAGGCGTTCGGCCCAGGTTCCAACGGCCCGCTGACGGTGGTGGTCGACGCCCGCGGTGCGAGCGACCCGCAGACCGCGGTGACTGCCGTCGCGGACGACCTCGCGGCGACCGAGGGCGTGGCCTCCGTGTCGCCCCCGACCTTCAACGAGCAGGGCGACACCGCCGTCCTCACCGCCGTCCCGACCACCGGGCCGACCGACGAGCGCACCGAGCAGGTGGTGGAGTCGCTGCGCGACGCCCGCCCGGGCGTGGAGCGCGACCAGGGCGTGAGCTACGAGATCACCGGGACGACGGCGCTCGACATCGACATGGCGCAGAAGACCCAGTCGGCCCTCGTGCCCTACGTCGCGCTCGTCGTCGGCCTCGCGGTGCTGCTCCTGCTGGTGGTGTTCCGTTCGATCTGGGTGCCCGTCACGGCAGCGGCCGGCTTCCTGCTCTCGCTGTCGGCCTCGATCGGGGTGATCGTCGCGGTCTTCCAGTGGGGATGGGCCGGTGATCTGCTCGGCGTCGAGCAGACTGGCCCGGTGATGAGCCTGATGCCGATCCTGCTGGTGGGGATCGTGTTCGGGCTGGCGATGGACTACGAGGTGTTCCTGGTGTCCCGGATGCGCGAGGCGCACGTGCACGGCGTCCCGGCCCGCCAGGCCATCAGCACCGGCTTCGCGCAGAGCTCGAAGGTCGTGGTCGCCGCCGCGGTGATCATGATCGCGGTCTTCGGCGGGTTCGCGGCCGCCTCCGAGCCGCTCATCAAGATGGTCGGCCTCGGGCTCGCCGCCGCAGTCTTCTTCGACGCGTTCGTCGTCCGGCTGACGCTGGTGCCCGCCGTCCTGCAGCTCCTCGGGGAGCGGGCGTGGGAGCTGCCGCGCTGGCTCGACCGGCGGCTGCCGCAGGTCGACGTCGATGGCGCAAACCTGGGACCGGCCGAGGCGCGGCCCGACCTGGCGCTGACCAGCCGCTGA